A portion of the Juglans microcarpa x Juglans regia isolate MS1-56 chromosome 1D, Jm3101_v1.0, whole genome shotgun sequence genome contains these proteins:
- the LOC121247461 gene encoding uncharacterized protein LOC121247461, with the protein MSSHAYTGDCYSAACLQSRLCAIRAQTLIHGKSSTPFTSANDKRLSYAWKSLRLPKELNVNVKHVEVQRSRLLINAIATLEPKAKGLVQNKNGQKGCDVTHFGIDSSLPTIELKYSSEDAKELDERERSRRLRISKANKGNTPWNKGRKHSAETLQRIRERTKLAMQDPKVRLKLSNLGHAQSTETRVKIALGVRLGWQRLREKLTVQEGCCFEWQNLIAEAAKRGFVGEEELQWDSYKILDEQLKKEWLESVEQRKMMAGLKGSKRTTMSPEQRRKISEAISAKWANTDYRDRVCAGLAKHYGIPPNAERNPQRRSSSGIQTSRRSPTKKRDCATDNSSMVENKIQNQQLRLRRHSEPRYKDPMANSKLEMIKNIRAERAAAETKKTVAVERARLLIVEAEKAAKALEVAAMKSPVARASLMETRKLIAEAIQLIESVETGQNTSHEDGGYPSVASKGLIGQVEKDRSEKIEVLNQAEPREVIGAPMVQRKDEDLNFRKFALHDLLNSEDELFPTSFSGSGSSPFSFESLMKQSGSINRHDQPKLNQHSDYGRRPLPNGDKVESLKEETRSESVAVIKKWVRGRLIEVAKSTVLAQETS; encoded by the exons ATGAGCTCCCATGCCTATACTGG AGATTGCTACTCCGCAGCCTGCCTGCAAAGTCGTTTGTGTGCAATCAGGGCTCAAACCCTTATTCATGGTAAATCATCAACTCCGTTTACCTCTGCGAACGATAAAAGACTGTCCTATGCTTGGAAATCTTTGCGACTGCCTAAAGAACTAAACGTAAATGTGAAACACGTTGAGGTGCAAAGGAGTAGACTCCTGATCAATGCAATCGCAACTCTTGAACCCAAGGCCAAGGGTTTAGTTCAGAATAAAAATGGACAAAAGGGTTGCGATGTTACACACTTTGGTATCGATTCAAGTCTCCCGACAATTGAACTCAAGTATTCGAGTGAAGACGCGAAGGAattggatgagagagagaggtcgagaAGGCTGAGAATATCAAAAGCAAATAAGGGTAACACACCGTGGAACAAAGGCAGGAAACACAGTGCTg AAACCCTTCAACGGATTAGAGAGAGAACAAAGCTTGCAATGCAGGATCCTAAG GTCAGATTGAAATTAAGCAACCTAGGACATGCTCAGAG CACAGAGACAAGGGTGAAAATTGCACTTGGAGTTCGATTGGGGTGGCAAAGGCTACGTGAGAAGCTGACAGTGCAGGAAGGTTGCTGCTTTGAGTGGCAGAATCTAATTGCAGAAGCAGCAAAACGAGGCTTTGTTGGTGAGGAAGAGCTGCAGTGGGATTCCTACAAGATATTAGATGAACAGCTCAAGAAGGAGTGGTTAGAGAGTGTTGAACAGAGGAAGATGATGGCTGGGCTAAAAGGTAGCAAGAGAACAACTATGTCCCCTGAGCAAAGGCGGAAAATTTCAGAAGCAATCTCCGCCAAATGGGCTAATACT GACTACCGTGATCGGGTCTGCGCTGGCTTGGCTAAACATTATGGGATACCACCTAATGCTGAAAGAAATCCACAGAGAAGGTCAAGTAGTGGTATACAGACGTCTAGAAGGAGCCCCACAAAAAAAAGAGATTGTGCAACGGATAATTCTTCTATGGTTGAgaataaaatccaaaatcaacAATTAAGGTTGAGGAGACATAGTGAACCCCGTTACAAAGATCCCATGGCGAATTCTAAGCTGGAGATGATAAAAAACATTAGAGCAGAGAGGGCAGCTGCAGAAACTAAAAAAACTGTAGCTGTTGAACGAGCAAG GCTATTGATTGTTGAAGCTGAGAAGGCTGCCAAGGCCCTTGAGGTTGCTGCAATGAAGAGCCCTGTTGCTCGAGCTTCCCTGATGGAAACCAGAAAGCTTATAGCTGAAGCAATCCAATTGATTGAATCCGTAGAGACTGGTCAGAACACTTCCCATGAGGATGGCGGTTACCCTTCAGTTGCCTCAAAAGGACTAATTGGCCAGGTTGAGAAGGATAGGAgtgaaaaaattgaagttttaaACCAAGCAGAGCCAAGAGAAGTAATTGGAGCCCCAATGGTACAAAGAAAGGACGAGGACCTTAACTTTCGCAAGTTTGCCTTGCATGATCTACTGAACAGTGAGGATGAACTTTTCCCAACCAGCTTCAGTGGCTCTGGCTCGTCTCCTTTCAGTTTTGAGAGTCTAATGAAGCAATCAGGTTCAATAAATCGCCATGACCAACCAAAACTAAACCAGCATAGCGACTATGGAAGACGACCTCTACCAAATGGAGACAAAGTTGAGTCTCTGAAAGAGGAAACACGTTCTGAGTCAGTTGCCGTAATAAAAAAATGGGTTCGTGGAAGGCTCATTGAAGTGGCGAAGAGCACAGTGTTAGCGCAAGAAACATCATAA